Proteins co-encoded in one Sinobacterium norvegicum genomic window:
- the folE gene encoding GTP cyclohydrolase I FolE, with protein sequence MEKSFADIITAIGEDLSRPGLKDTPKRAAKAFEFLNKGYHQALDEVINNALFPSDASEMVVVTDIELYSMCEHHLLPFIGKAHVAYIPNGKVLGLSKIARIVDMFGRRLQIQENLTTEIAQTIEQVTGASGVGVVIEAQHLCMMMRGVEKQNSFMRTSSMQGCFRDNQATRSEFLSLIKK encoded by the coding sequence ATGGAAAAATCATTTGCTGACATTATCACCGCCATCGGTGAAGATTTAAGCCGTCCCGGCCTAAAAGACACACCCAAACGCGCCGCCAAGGCCTTTGAATTCCTCAACAAGGGCTATCATCAAGCGTTGGACGAGGTGATCAACAACGCGCTCTTTCCCTCCGATGCCAGTGAGATGGTCGTGGTCACCGATATTGAGCTGTACTCGATGTGCGAACACCACCTGCTACCCTTTATCGGTAAGGCCCATGTCGCCTATATACCTAATGGCAAGGTGCTGGGCTTATCAAAAATTGCCCGTATCGTCGACATGTTTGGCCGTCGACTACAAATTCAGGAGAATCTCACCACCGAGATCGCACAAACTATTGAGCAGGTTACCGGCGCCTCGGGGGTCGGCGTGGTTATTGAAGCACAACACTTGTGCATGATGATGCGTGGCGTCGAAAAACAAAACTCGTTCATGCGGACCTCATCGATGCAGGGATGCTTCCGTGATAATCAGGCCACCCGCAGCGAATTCTTATCCCTGATCAAAAAATGA
- a CDS encoding rhodanese-related sulfurtransferase, protein MSQIVVCALYKFVRLENYQALQQPLLDVLTKHEIRGTLLLANEGINGTVAGSRTAIDALLNWFEATPGLENIVSKESFDDDMPFYRTKVKLKKEIVTMGVEGIDPQRVVGSYVKPADWNALIADPEVTVVDTRNSYEIGIGTFKHALDPETESFRQFPDYVSKNLDPAKNKKVAMFCTGGIRCEKSTAYLKEQGFDEVYHLEGGILKYLEEVPAQESLWQGECFVFDNRVSVNHDLEKGQYEACSGCRLPITEADKLSEKYQHGISCPNCFDTLTDKQRSRFEERERQVRLAKERGEEHIGSDAKAATAKRREDKLLLKQQQQKKMQQKP, encoded by the coding sequence ATGAGTCAGATCGTCGTCTGCGCACTGTACAAGTTTGTGCGCTTAGAGAATTACCAAGCCCTGCAGCAGCCGCTGTTAGATGTCCTCACCAAGCATGAGATCCGCGGTACTCTATTGCTGGCTAACGAGGGCATTAATGGTACTGTCGCCGGAAGCCGTACTGCTATCGATGCGCTGCTGAACTGGTTTGAGGCCACGCCGGGGTTGGAAAATATCGTATCGAAAGAATCCTTCGATGACGACATGCCGTTTTACCGCACCAAGGTAAAGCTGAAGAAAGAGATTGTCACCATGGGCGTCGAGGGTATCGACCCGCAGCGGGTAGTTGGCAGCTATGTTAAACCCGCTGATTGGAATGCGTTGATTGCCGATCCAGAGGTGACAGTCGTCGACACCCGCAACAGCTACGAAATCGGTATCGGTACCTTTAAACATGCCCTCGACCCTGAAACTGAATCATTTAGGCAGTTCCCCGACTACGTCAGTAAAAACCTCGACCCGGCAAAGAACAAAAAAGTGGCGATGTTTTGCACCGGTGGCATTCGCTGTGAGAAATCGACAGCCTATTTGAAGGAGCAGGGCTTTGATGAGGTCTATCACCTCGAGGGCGGCATCTTAAAATACTTAGAGGAAGTACCGGCACAAGAGAGCTTATGGCAGGGCGAGTGCTTCGTCTTCGATAATCGCGTCTCGGTGAATCATGACTTAGAAAAGGGGCAGTACGAAGCCTGTAGTGGTTGCCGATTGCCGATTACCGAGGCGGACAAGCTGAGCGAGAAATACCAGCATGGTATCAGCTGCCCTAATTGCTTCGATACACTGACTGACAAGCAGCGTAGCCGGTTTGAAGAACGTGAGCGTCAGGTACGCCTGGCCAAGGAGCGCGGTGAGGAACATATTGGTTCCGATGCCAAGGCAGCAACCGCCAAGCGTCGCGAGGATAAGCTGTTATTGAAGCAGCAACAGCAGAAGAAGATGCAGCAGAAGCCTTAG
- a CDS encoding glutaredoxin family protein, with protein MFFTIIRKVLGTVILAGDFVSRPRPMKREAHAQRQVDQQVQDLALYQFKACPFCVKTRRATRRLNLPLELRDAKADAQHREALLEGGGAIKVPCLRIQTEQGSEWMYESSEIIAYLDSRFGEKAAA; from the coding sequence ATGTTTTTTACAATTATCCGAAAAGTACTTGGCACGGTTATTTTGGCCGGAGATTTTGTTAGTCGCCCACGCCCGATGAAACGTGAAGCCCACGCCCAGCGTCAGGTTGATCAACAGGTGCAAGACTTGGCCCTGTATCAATTCAAGGCCTGCCCATTTTGCGTTAAGACCCGTCGTGCGACCCGTCGATTGAATTTACCGCTGGAGTTGCGCGACGCCAAGGCAGATGCGCAGCACCGGGAAGCGCTGCTGGAAGGGGGTGGTGCCATCAAGGTTCCCTGTCTTCGTATTCAAACAGAGCAGGGCAGTGAGTGGATGTATGAGTCGAGTGAAATTATCGCTTACCTAGACAGCCGCTTCGGCGAGAAAGCCGCCGCTTAA
- a CDS encoding DUF4892 domain-containing protein encodes MKLQHLFKKMWFSLGLCLMLLPALGQAGDVEGSRDNPLLDRYPRSQIVNYSTATNAEIWLLESAIQQVNGALRARKARLIIGDVERISYQLPVTHTAQEGFDSQHAAVMLLGATPLFQCHARGCGASNNWANKVFGVSTLYGPDRGQHYGVYQLPSVDSERSRFIVLYAITRGNSKVYLHSEFIEGQVEADEIQWNGR; translated from the coding sequence GTGAAGTTGCAGCACTTATTCAAAAAAATGTGGTTTAGCCTCGGGCTATGCCTGATGTTACTGCCGGCCCTGGGCCAGGCTGGTGATGTTGAGGGTAGCCGTGATAATCCATTGCTGGATCGCTATCCTCGTTCGCAGATTGTCAATTATAGTACTGCGACCAATGCCGAAATTTGGCTGTTGGAGAGCGCCATACAGCAAGTCAACGGCGCCTTGCGTGCCCGAAAGGCGCGATTGATTATCGGTGATGTTGAACGTATCAGCTATCAATTGCCAGTGACGCATACGGCGCAGGAGGGGTTTGACTCTCAGCATGCGGCGGTGATGTTGCTCGGTGCCACGCCGCTGTTTCAGTGTCACGCCAGAGGCTGTGGTGCCTCTAACAACTGGGCCAACAAAGTCTTTGGTGTTTCGACCCTTTATGGTCCTGATCGCGGCCAGCACTACGGCGTGTACCAGCTGCCATCGGTTGATTCGGAGCGCAGCCGCTTTATTGTTCTCTATGCCATAACCCGTGGCAACAGCAAGGTTTATCTCCATAGCGAATTTATTGAAGGCCAGGTCGAGGCTGACGAAATTCAATGGAATGGGCGTTAA
- a CDS encoding alpha/beta fold hydrolase: MPNNDIDSFSTIANLVEEGEFEHCGQNIVYQRWGDGTGRRVIALHGWLDNAASFEIIAPMLHDIDLVVLDQIGHGYSDHRTAPAAYNIWDDLLDVLALADHLEWQGFSLLGHSRGAMISWLLAATQPERIEQLIAIDGLIPLAAKPEDAAQQLANHLNDSRGIATKRIPSYNNLADMIAARCKATGFSAAASVRIVKRGHKRDDDGLYRWRNDPRLMMASAFKLTAQHIESISEAIRCPVFVIIAKQGMGSVDDYLAVFSHIEHVDHVVIDGGHHCHMEEQASEVAALIQKNVV, encoded by the coding sequence ATGCCAAACAACGATATAGACAGTTTTAGTACCATTGCCAATCTCGTCGAAGAGGGGGAGTTTGAGCACTGTGGTCAGAATATCGTTTATCAGCGCTGGGGTGATGGAACGGGTCGACGTGTGATTGCTCTGCACGGCTGGCTGGATAACGCCGCCAGTTTTGAAATCATTGCGCCGATGTTACACGATATCGATTTAGTGGTATTGGATCAGATCGGACACGGCTATTCGGATCATCGAACAGCCCCGGCGGCCTACAATATCTGGGATGATTTGCTCGATGTGCTGGCGCTGGCCGATCACCTCGAATGGCAGGGCTTTAGTCTGCTGGGTCATTCCCGCGGTGCGATGATTAGTTGGCTGTTGGCGGCCACGCAGCCGGAGCGTATAGAACAACTTATTGCCATTGATGGTTTGATCCCGTTGGCAGCCAAGCCTGAGGATGCCGCCCAGCAGTTGGCAAATCACCTCAACGATAGTCGCGGTATTGCGACAAAGCGTATTCCAAGCTACAACAACTTAGCCGATATGATTGCCGCTCGCTGCAAGGCGACGGGCTTTAGTGCCGCGGCCTCGGTGCGTATCGTCAAGCGGGGGCACAAGCGTGACGATGACGGTCTGTACAGATGGCGAAATGATCCTCGCCTTATGATGGCCTCAGCGTTTAAACTGACTGCGCAGCATATAGAGTCAATCTCGGAGGCGATTCGTTGCCCGGTTTTTGTCATTATTGCCAAGCAGGGCATGGGCTCTGTCGATGATTATTTGGCAGTATTCAGTCATATTGAACATGTTGATCATGTTGTTATTGATGGCGGCCACCACTGCCATATGGAGGAGCAGGCGAGTGAAGTTGCAGCACTTATTCAAAAAAATGTGGTTTAG
- the sixA gene encoding phosphohistidine phosphatase SixA: MRLYLMRHGEASWDAASDAERRLTERGQWLSEQVAKAGLTDQKPQQLIASPYRRTQQTSDIVESVVGRCRRISSDLITPEGNARQVVDWLYQYCQQQPELKTLLLVSHNPFISELISLLVMGGPRTGDSPLPVMMPSTLVALSGEVLAAGCFELDAYYPNPQSQF, from the coding sequence ATGAGGCTTTACCTGATGCGACATGGCGAGGCATCGTGGGATGCCGCCAGCGATGCTGAGCGACGACTGACCGAACGAGGTCAATGGTTATCTGAGCAGGTCGCCAAGGCTGGTCTCACCGATCAAAAGCCTCAGCAGTTGATTGCCAGTCCCTATCGTCGGACACAGCAAACCAGTGATATTGTAGAATCGGTGGTTGGCCGCTGTCGTCGCATCAGCAGCGATTTAATCACACCTGAGGGTAATGCGCGTCAGGTCGTCGATTGGCTCTATCAGTACTGCCAGCAGCAGCCCGAATTAAAGACGCTGCTATTGGTCAGCCACAATCCTTTTATCAGTGAATTGATCAGCCTGTTAGTCATGGGCGGCCCGCGAACCGGTGACAGCCCGTTGCCGGTGATGATGCCTTCGACGTTGGTGGCATTATCGGGGGAGGTGTTGGCAGCGGGTTGCTTTGAGCTCGATGCCTATTATCCCAACCCACAAAGTCAGTTCTAA
- a CDS encoding NAD(P)H-dependent glycerol-3-phosphate dehydrogenase, with protein sequence MSKTFAQKHNIAVIGGGSFGTAIANMVAENGHLATIWLRSEERAQEINEQHFNSAYLPDCQLSERVRASTDLAEAVKDCDLIFMAVPSSSSREVAKQLAPVIEDNALLISTTKGIEADGFVLMSQVLQQEIPNVRLGVMSGPNLAKEIADRQLAGTVIASEDNELVEIVQKALHTGYFRVYGGDDLYGVELAGALKNIYAIMSGMAAAMNLGQNTIGLLLTRALAEMSRFAVNMGANPMTFIGLAGVGDLIVTCMSPLSRNYRVGHALGEGKNLQQIVDELGQVAEGVNTLKIVKYKADELDIYMPLVQGLYAVIHGGQSVAAVIDSMMSAEQKGDVAFAIANNESDAGL encoded by the coding sequence ATGAGTAAAACATTTGCGCAAAAACATAATATCGCCGTCATCGGTGGCGGTAGCTTCGGCACTGCCATTGCCAATATGGTGGCGGAGAATGGCCATTTAGCCACTATCTGGCTACGCAGCGAAGAGCGGGCGCAAGAAATCAACGAACAGCATTTTAACAGTGCCTATCTGCCCGATTGTCAGCTGTCTGAGCGCGTCCGAGCCAGTACCGATCTCGCCGAGGCGGTCAAGGACTGCGATTTGATTTTTATGGCCGTGCCCAGTAGCTCTAGCCGAGAAGTTGCCAAGCAGTTGGCGCCGGTGATCGAAGATAACGCGCTGTTGATTTCAACCACCAAAGGTATCGAGGCTGATGGTTTTGTCTTGATGAGTCAGGTGCTGCAGCAGGAAATCCCCAATGTGCGCCTCGGTGTCATGAGTGGCCCCAACCTGGCCAAGGAGATCGCCGACCGCCAGCTTGCCGGTACGGTGATTGCCAGCGAGGATAACGAACTGGTGGAGATTGTGCAAAAAGCGCTGCACACAGGTTATTTCCGGGTTTACGGCGGTGATGATTTATACGGTGTCGAATTAGCCGGTGCGTTGAAGAATATTTACGCCATTATGTCGGGTATGGCGGCGGCGATGAATTTGGGACAAAACACCATTGGCTTATTGCTGACAAGAGCGCTGGCAGAAATGAGCCGCTTTGCGGTCAACATGGGGGCCAACCCGATGACGTTTATTGGCCTTGCCGGCGTCGGCGATTTAATTGTGACCTGCATGTCGCCGCTGAGTCGTAACTATCGTGTTGGTCATGCCTTGGGCGAGGGTAAAAACCTGCAGCAAATAGTCGATGAACTTGGCCAGGTGGCCGAGGGAGTGAATACGCTGAAGATTGTTAAGTATAAAGCCGATGAACTCGACATTTACATGCCGTTGGTTCAGGGCTTGTATGCGGTTATTCACGGCGGCCAATCGGTGGCGGCGGTCATCGACTCGATGATGTCGGCGGAGCAAAAAGGCGACGTCGCCTTTGCTATCGCTAACAACGAGAGTGACGCTGGCCTATGA
- the htpG gene encoding molecular chaperone HtpG: MTEATKETLGFQTEAKQLLQLMIHSLYSNREIFLRELISNASDAADKLRFESLKNSALLDGEGEIQIRIDHDSEANTITISDNGIGMTKDEVITNLGTIAKSGTADFISKLSGDESKDSQLIGQFGVGFYSAFIVADKVDVYSRRAGSDVSEGVHWESTGEADFSIETVEKAGRGTQIVLHLKDDAKEFSEDARIRNIIKKYSDHIAIPVVMKSQPMPEYDEEGNAKEVTAEPVDEVVNNATALWTRSRSDISDEEYNEFYKLISHDFQEPLKWSHNRVEGKLEYNSLLYVPAKAPFDMYNRDADRGLKLYVQRTFIMDEAEQFLPMYLRFIKGVVDSNDLSLNVSREILQQDPAVDSMKSALTKRVLDMLAKMAKNDEEAYAKFWLEFGQVLKEGPAEDFNNRDKIAKLFRFSTTASEGTAQDQSLEGYVERMKEGQNKVYYVAAENLVTAKNSPHLEVFRKKGIEVLLLTDRVDEWLMGHLMEFDSKQFEDVGKGSLDLGELDTEEEKKAADELATANEGLVERIKAVMAEQVEEVRVTNRLTDSPACLVVGQGDMGAQMRRLLEQAGQAVPESKPIFEVNPEHPLVAKLDVEQDEDRFAELTAILFDQAQLAEGGSLEDPAAYVRRLNKLLLELSK, translated from the coding sequence ATGACAGAAGCCACTAAAGAGACGTTAGGCTTTCAAACCGAGGCAAAACAACTGCTTCAGCTAATGATTCACTCTCTTTATTCAAATCGAGAGATCTTTTTACGTGAGCTTATTTCTAACGCCTCTGACGCCGCCGATAAGCTGCGTTTTGAGTCGTTAAAAAATAGCGCTCTACTCGATGGCGAAGGCGAGATTCAAATTCGTATCGATCACGATAGCGAAGCCAATACTATTACTATCAGTGATAATGGCATTGGTATGACCAAGGACGAGGTGATTACCAACCTCGGTACTATCGCCAAGTCAGGCACCGCCGATTTTATCAGCAAACTCAGTGGTGACGAGAGCAAGGACTCACAATTAATCGGCCAGTTCGGTGTTGGCTTCTACTCAGCCTTTATCGTAGCCGACAAGGTCGATGTTTATAGTCGTCGTGCCGGTAGTGATGTCAGCGAAGGCGTGCACTGGGAATCAACTGGCGAGGCGGATTTCAGTATCGAAACTGTTGAGAAGGCTGGTCGCGGTACCCAGATTGTGCTTCACCTCAAAGACGATGCCAAAGAGTTCTCTGAAGACGCGCGAATTCGTAATATCATCAAAAAGTATTCCGACCACATCGCCATTCCCGTGGTGATGAAAAGTCAACCGATGCCGGAGTATGACGAGGAAGGTAACGCCAAGGAAGTGACTGCTGAGCCAGTCGATGAGGTGGTTAACAACGCCACGGCTCTATGGACTCGTTCACGCAGCGACATCAGCGATGAGGAATATAACGAATTCTATAAGCTGATCAGCCATGACTTCCAGGAGCCACTGAAGTGGAGCCACAACCGTGTCGAAGGTAAGTTGGAATATAACAGCCTGCTGTACGTGCCAGCGAAGGCGCCATTCGACATGTATAACAGAGATGCCGATCGCGGTTTAAAGCTGTATGTTCAGCGCACCTTTATTATGGATGAGGCCGAGCAGTTCCTGCCGATGTACCTGCGTTTCATTAAGGGTGTGGTCGATTCAAACGATTTGTCGCTGAACGTTTCCCGTGAAATCCTGCAGCAAGACCCGGCTGTCGACAGCATGAAGTCAGCACTGACCAAGCGTGTCTTGGATATGCTGGCCAAGATGGCTAAGAATGACGAGGAAGCTTATGCGAAATTCTGGCTTGAATTTGGTCAGGTACTGAAAGAAGGCCCGGCAGAAGACTTTAACAATCGCGATAAAATCGCTAAGTTGTTCCGTTTTTCAACTACTGCCAGCGAAGGCACTGCGCAAGATCAAAGCTTAGAAGGCTATGTTGAGCGCATGAAAGAAGGCCAGAACAAGGTGTATTATGTCGCCGCCGAAAACCTCGTCACAGCCAAGAACAGCCCGCACCTAGAAGTTTTCCGCAAGAAGGGTATCGAAGTGCTACTGCTGACCGACCGTGTCGATGAGTGGCTGATGGGTCACCTGATGGAGTTTGACTCCAAGCAATTTGAAGATGTGGGTAAGGGCTCTCTTGACCTCGGCGAACTCGATACCGAAGAAGAGAAGAAAGCTGCCGACGAATTAGCCACCGCCAACGAAGGCCTGGTTGAGCGTATTAAGGCTGTGATGGCTGAGCAGGTTGAGGAAGTTCGTGTCACCAATCGTCTGACTGACTCTCCGGCGTGTTTGGTGGTTGGTCAGGGTGATATGGGCGCGCAAATGCGTCGCTTGTTAGAGCAGGCCGGCCAAGCAGTACCCGAAAGCAAGCCAATCTTCGAGGTTAACCCAGAGCACCCGCTGGTGGCTAAGTTGGATGTTGAGCAAGATGAGGACCGTTTTGCTGAGCTGACAGCTATCCTGTTTGATCAGGCGCAGCTGGCTGAGGGCGGTAGCTTGGAAGATCCGGCCGCTTATGTCCGTCGTCTGAACAAACTATTGCTTGAGTTAAGTAAGTAA
- a CDS encoding DMT family transporter — protein sequence MTSIEHSNISKAVIVCLGTVLLGSLGAAASKYIAPTTGAAAIATVQYVCCLVLTLPSILRHGKASLRTQRPALHLFRGLSGALCFYTYFVALEHIPLVDATLLRNSAPLVVPILMLLLMGQPINNGRWLPLIIGFIGIAIVLRPSEGELNIYHFLGFLSAVGLAVSMVTTQMLSSTEPSHRILFYYFTISLVTILPLSLGQWQNIPLSAWPWLIFIGLSMYFAFRLYTYAYSIADATIISPINYFAVVFSGIIGWLVWDHQPDIWTYVGTALICAGGISIVIMGKKKPADLSDAEAN from the coding sequence TTGACGTCAATTGAACACAGCAATATCAGCAAGGCCGTTATCGTCTGCCTAGGCACCGTACTGCTCGGCTCTCTCGGTGCTGCAGCCTCTAAATATATTGCCCCCACCACCGGCGCCGCGGCAATTGCCACCGTACAGTATGTTTGCTGCCTGGTGCTCACCCTGCCCTCAATTCTCCGCCATGGTAAAGCCTCGCTTCGCACCCAGCGGCCAGCACTACACCTGTTCCGGGGGCTCAGTGGCGCACTGTGCTTCTACACCTACTTTGTCGCCCTCGAGCACATTCCCTTGGTCGATGCGACATTGCTACGAAATTCCGCCCCCTTGGTCGTGCCGATTCTGATGCTTTTACTGATGGGGCAACCTATTAATAATGGCCGCTGGCTGCCTTTAATCATCGGCTTTATTGGTATTGCCATCGTGCTACGCCCCAGTGAGGGCGAACTCAATATCTATCACTTTCTGGGTTTTTTATCCGCCGTTGGCTTAGCTGTCTCCATGGTAACCACCCAGATGTTATCGTCGACCGAACCCAGCCATCGCATCTTATTTTATTATTTTACCATCTCTCTGGTCACCATCTTGCCTCTCAGCTTGGGGCAGTGGCAGAACATCCCGCTATCCGCCTGGCCCTGGCTGATATTCATCGGGCTCTCAATGTATTTTGCCTTCCGCCTCTACACCTATGCCTATAGCATTGCCGACGCCACTATTATCTCCCCTATCAACTACTTCGCCGTTGTGTTCTCCGGTATTATCGGCTGGCTGGTCTGGGATCATCAACCTGACATCTGGACCTACGTCGGTACCGCGTTGATTTGTGCCGGCGGTATTAGCATTGTCATAATGGGCAAGAAAAAACCAGCCGATCTCAGTGATGCCGAGGCGAATTAA
- a CDS encoding CDC27 family protein yields MKTLLPFFALPFILAASYGVHTFYYHSNGNSLALEKSLQRADLLVIQQDFSGAVQQLSVIASQQSSTAITAQQRIISLCQDDRLAALEIRSFQQFIQTLLRQKGDIRPLIQQQLWQQGNSDELSLQQRFIITQSMANEADGLTTIALDEHDVTLRLISLYQQWLALHPADHQAAQELAVLYFKQRRINEMVALLQPHQQHLGSSEAASILGQLYYSAKNYNAAEKFLIDYSLPRLQAIEQLKQHITHTEDTVTSVGAAGQSTKKPQPREQTQRIATLQQQLTAISPVAEQLASLLVFLANSNKQPQHRQQRLDRADWILTTLQPLEIANE; encoded by the coding sequence ATGAAAACACTGCTTCCTTTTTTTGCCCTGCCCTTTATTCTGGCAGCCAGCTATGGCGTCCATACGTTTTACTACCATAGCAATGGCAATAGTTTGGCGCTGGAGAAATCATTGCAACGTGCCGACCTACTGGTGATACAGCAAGATTTTAGCGGCGCAGTACAACAGCTCAGCGTGATCGCCAGCCAACAATCCAGCACCGCTATAACAGCACAGCAACGTATTATTTCGCTCTGCCAAGACGACCGCCTCGCAGCGCTGGAGATACGCTCTTTTCAACAGTTTATTCAAACATTGCTACGTCAAAAAGGCGACATCAGACCGTTGATTCAGCAGCAACTATGGCAGCAAGGCAACAGTGACGAGCTCTCGCTACAACAGCGCTTTATTATCACCCAAAGTATGGCCAACGAGGCCGATGGGTTAACCACAATAGCGCTGGATGAACACGATGTAACCCTGCGTCTGATTTCTTTATACCAGCAATGGCTGGCACTGCACCCTGCTGACCATCAGGCCGCACAAGAACTGGCCGTACTGTATTTTAAACAGCGCCGAATCAACGAAATGGTGGCCTTGTTACAGCCTCATCAACAACATCTCGGCAGCAGCGAGGCCGCCTCTATTCTCGGACAACTGTATTATTCAGCCAAGAACTATAACGCCGCTGAAAAGTTTTTAATCGACTACAGCCTGCCGAGACTGCAAGCTATAGAACAGCTCAAACAGCACATCACCCATACTGAGGACACGGTCACCTCGGTAGGGGCTGCAGGCCAGTCGACAAAAAAGCCTCAGCCGAGAGAGCAAACACAACGAATCGCTACGCTGCAGCAACAATTGACAGCCATCAGCCCAGTAGCCGAACAACTGGCTTCGCTATTAGTTTTTCTTGCCAACAGCAACAAACAACCCCAACATCGACAGCAGCGCCTCGACAGAGCTGATTGGATATTGACGACGCTGCAGCCTCTGGAGATTGCCAACGAATAG
- a CDS encoding FKBP-type peptidyl-prolyl cis-trans isomerase has translation MATENQLSLATDEQKVSYGLGRQFGDHLIKTQIEGLDLEAAIAGLEQAFHGEGSVLADTDLNAAFEAIQAKLQVVAREKAEQAAGAGIEYLEKNAKRNEIKVTASGLQYEILVEGEGDKPKAESTVRTHYHGMLIDGTVFDSSVDRGEPAEFPVNGVIAGWTEALQMMPVGSKWRLHIPTELAYGERGAGASIPPGAALVFDVELLDIL, from the coding sequence ATGGCGACAGAGAACCAGCTTTCATTGGCAACCGATGAGCAAAAAGTAAGTTACGGTCTAGGCCGACAGTTTGGCGACCATTTGATTAAAACCCAAATTGAAGGTCTTGATTTAGAAGCTGCGATTGCGGGTCTGGAACAGGCTTTTCACGGCGAAGGCAGTGTTCTTGCTGATACTGATTTAAATGCCGCATTTGAAGCAATTCAAGCCAAGCTTCAGGTTGTTGCCCGCGAGAAAGCCGAGCAGGCTGCCGGTGCCGGCATCGAGTACCTAGAAAAAAATGCCAAACGTAACGAAATCAAGGTTACTGCCAGCGGTCTTCAATATGAAATCTTAGTCGAAGGTGAGGGCGACAAGCCAAAGGCTGAGTCTACAGTTCGTACTCACTACCACGGCATGCTGATTGACGGCACTGTTTTTGACAGCTCTGTTGATCGTGGCGAGCCCGCTGAATTTCCTGTTAACGGCGTAATCGCAGGCTGGACTGAAGCGCTACAGATGATGCCTGTGGGTTCAAAGTGGCGTCTGCACATTCCGACTGAGCTTGCCTATGGTGAGCGTGGTGCCGGTGCGTCAATTCCACCCGGTGCGGCACTGGTCTTTGATGTTGAGCTACTCGACATTCTGTAA
- a CDS encoding MerR family transcriptional regulator → MSEFYSIGQLSRLANCKVTTIRYYESIDLLPPPLRTEGNQRRYNRQQLKQLRFIVHCRELGFSQASIRTLVALAAAEPSEPHCAGDLIDQQLANIEQKLRRLENLKRQLTAMAAVCASEGDEACAAIEWIFDHNRCDGEH, encoded by the coding sequence ATGAGTGAATTTTATTCGATTGGTCAGTTGAGCCGCTTGGCCAACTGCAAGGTGACAACCATCCGCTATTACGAGTCGATTGATCTGTTGCCGCCACCGCTGCGCACCGAGGGTAATCAACGGCGCTATAATCGTCAGCAACTGAAGCAGCTGCGCTTTATTGTGCACTGCCGAGAACTGGGCTTTTCACAGGCATCGATACGCACTCTGGTGGCTTTAGCGGCAGCCGAGCCCTCTGAACCGCACTGTGCCGGCGATCTCATCGATCAGCAGCTGGCTAATATTGAGCAAAAGCTGCGGCGGTTAGAGAATCTAAAGCGGCAATTAACTGCGATGGCGGCAGTGTGTGCGTCAGAAGGTGATGAGGCCTGTGCAGCGATAGAGTGGATTTTCGACCACAATCGTTGTGACGGTGAGCATTGA
- a CDS encoding cation transporter — MSNCCQQQPVFDGASSAYKKALWWVIVINASLFIIEVIAGIAASSQALQADALDFLADSVTYAISLWAIGKAIHVRSNAALFKGYSLLILGLWVFGSTLYRVFVGATPEPVTMGSIGFLALAANVVSVLILLRFKDGDANVRSVWLCSRNDAIGNIAVIIAAMAVRGSQSRWPDLLVAGIMAGLFLSSAWQIIGQANNEKKAAQVHQHT; from the coding sequence ATGTCCAACTGCTGCCAGCAACAACCGGTATTCGACGGCGCTTCCAGCGCCTACAAAAAAGCACTGTGGTGGGTGATTGTCATCAACGCCAGCTTATTTATTATCGAGGTTATTGCCGGCATAGCCGCCAGCAGCCAGGCACTGCAAGCCGACGCACTCGACTTTTTAGCCGATTCAGTGACCTATGCTATCAGCCTGTGGGCCATCGGCAAGGCCATCCATGTTCGCTCCAATGCCGCCTTATTTAAGGGCTACAGCCTGTTGATTCTTGGTCTCTGGGTCTTTGGCTCTACTCTTTATCGCGTCTTCGTCGGTGCCACTCCCGAGCCCGTGACCATGGGCAGTATCGGCTTCCTCGCCCTGGCCGCCAATGTGGTGTCGGTGCTGATTCTGCTGCGCTTTAAAGACGGTGACGCCAATGTCCGCTCGGTGTGGCTGTGCAGCCGCAACGATGCCATCGGTAATATTGCCGTAATCATCGCCGCCATGGCGGTACGGGGCAGCCAATCCCGCTGGCCCGACTTATTGGTCGCCGGCATTATGGCCGGCTTATTTCTCAGTTCTGCCTGGCAGATCATTGGTCAGGCCAATAACGAGAAAAAAGCTGCCCAGGTTCACCAGCACACATAG